One window from the genome of Pedobacter schmidteae encodes:
- a CDS encoding helix-turn-helix transcriptional regulator encodes MAEQYIDKISLKLVREKLWEIANKKRITLEDIEDRTGFSYSQVYRIVRGTNNISVSGLIAVCKALEVQPTEVFDFSLEIPKYPAVRKERKG; translated from the coding sequence ATGGCTGAGCAATATATTGACAAAATATCCTTAAAATTGGTTCGTGAAAAGTTGTGGGAGATTGCGAATAAAAAACGCATCACCCTGGAAGATATTGAGGATAGAACCGGATTTAGCTATAGCCAGGTGTACCGAATAGTTAGGGGCACTAATAATATCTCGGTGAGTGGCTTGATTGCTGTCTGCAAAGCGCTGGAAGTTCAGCCAACAGAGGTGTTTGACTTTAGTTTGGAGATTCCGAAGTATCCTGCGGTGAGGAAGGAAAGGAAGGGGTGA
- a CDS encoding type II toxin-antitoxin system VapC family toxin has translation MGKKKIICDTDVLIDYFDASQKRHSKTKLILDQNIGLSNILISSITKMELILGATNKADLTTISKKLNRFSVLLINEAISLRAIDLVQTYGLSHGLALADSMIAATAIQTELELFTYNVKDFRFIAKLDMFSVK, from the coding sequence ATGGGAAAGAAAAAGATAATTTGTGATACAGATGTCTTGATCGATTATTTTGATGCCAGTCAAAAGCGCCACTCCAAAACCAAACTCATTTTAGACCAAAATATTGGACTTTCTAACATTTTAATTTCATCTATTACAAAAATGGAACTAATATTAGGTGCAACCAATAAGGCTGATCTTACAACTATCAGTAAAAAATTAAATAGGTTTAGTGTGCTGCTAATTAATGAAGCGATAAGCTTAAGGGCAATTGATCTTGTACAAACTTATGGGCTAAGCCATGGCTTGGCGCTTGCCGATTCAATGATAGCTGCTACTGCAATACAAACAGAATTGGAATTATTTACCTATAATGTCAAGGATTTCAGGTTTATAGCAAAGCTTGATATGTTTAGTGTAAAGTAG
- a CDS encoding DUF6266 family protein, producing MGTYKKGVLGPFRGKVGTVIGAIWNGIHYMRSLPDVSADNPTQAQLNVRARFAMVNEFLKGLKPLIKVGYQQFNNGTTPMNAASAYHLKNAVTGTSMLNYAIDYQKVMFSVGNLRKPLDTATAATAPAQVDFSWQNNAPAGSTGGTDRASFLVYSPAKKEFVVLSDAAARSALTYVLQLPPEFSGDTVECWMAFTSVDGKEVSDSVYVAQQIII from the coding sequence ATGGGAACGTATAAAAAAGGCGTCCTCGGGCCATTTCGAGGTAAGGTTGGTACAGTGATAGGTGCCATATGGAACGGGATACACTACATGCGGAGTTTGCCGGATGTGAGTGCGGATAACCCAACACAGGCACAGTTAAATGTGAGGGCCAGGTTTGCAATGGTTAACGAATTTTTGAAGGGCTTAAAGCCTCTGATAAAAGTTGGCTACCAGCAGTTTAATAATGGAACGACACCAATGAATGCTGCTTCGGCTTATCATTTGAAAAATGCTGTTACCGGAACAAGTATGCTAAATTATGCCATTGATTACCAGAAGGTGATGTTTAGCGTAGGGAATTTGCGGAAGCCGCTGGATACAGCAACAGCCGCTACAGCGCCTGCGCAGGTTGACTTTAGCTGGCAGAACAATGCACCCGCCGGTAGTACAGGTGGTACGGATAGGGCCAGCTTTTTGGTGTACAGCCCGGCGAAGAAGGAGTTTGTTGTTTTATCTGACGCAGCCGCACGCTCGGCACTGACCTATGTGTTGCAGTTGCCGCCGGAGTTTAGTGGTGATACCGTAGAATGCTGGATGGCGTTTACGAGTGTTGATGGCAAGGAAGTTTCGGATAGTGTGTATGTAGCACAACAGATTATAATTTAG